TTATTTAGCTTGTAgctatatttacataataatcgCTTGTACCAAAAGATTAATCTAATTTTGAATATTCACAGAAGtgttgagttgttaaaaacaattgtttgttaaaactgCACCTACATATATGTGTGTGATTATTGTggttataaactttaaaaacataattgttgcttcaccttttttaaagcaaaagcaTTTGGCTAAAGATACATTTTATACCAATTAGAATCAGTAtactgttatatttttatttaaagaatacataCCAGTTCTACCCAATTCTCTCTTATATTGGGAATACTTTGCCCTGTGGGTTTGAACAAGGTTGTCCCACTTCTTTGTTAGTTCAGCCGCTGTTCTGGGGTGCTGTGAATCCTAATTGAAGGCATCATTGATCTTGATCCACAAATCCTTCTTTGTTTCTGAGGTAATTCCTGGAAAAGTTCAAAACTACATAAACTTGCATGTACATGACGTTTATGTCAGCAGTgctacatgtacacatatgtttcATAAGTGTTTGTCTGAAATTTAAAACACCATGTTATCTAATTTTAAGCCAATGCTGCATGCACACGTGCACACACAAAGCACGTGTACGTTTTATATATGAACACGTGCATTCTTAATATAAAATGCAAAGGTTTTCTTACTTGAAGTGTACTTGTGCTTCTGAAAATCGTGGTTTGTTTTGCCTGGGTCAAAAGCTGACACTTCCCCCATAACTCtagctaataaaatgcaatCTTGCTGCGTAAAATTAGGacttcttgttttattttccgCCATGATGTATGCTGTCTATAACGTTCGCGCACTCGACTTCCGTTACTATATTAAGAACTTGGAAACTACCGAACGTTCcataaatagaaatattcagCCAGCTGTGCTTGATAACCGATTTAAGGTCAACCTTATAATAAATCTTAAGGATAAGTTATTCTTACGAAAGGTAAGGATAAGGAACATCTTAAGTTTACTTCAACCTTAAGATTTAACCTTAAGATTTGATCTTAAATTCGCCATTTAAGGATAAGgccaattttaagtttaatcttAAGATTTTTATTGAATACCACGGTACGAACCATATGGAGTTTATCAATAAATACCGTAAATTAAGCGTACCTGTACTGGCTGAAGCGTTGTAGGTTAAAGTTAAATGGTCCGTACCGCACGCGTCGAATACAACGCGTAACAAAACAAGCAAAACTGATTAAAATGTGCTCGTTCTTAAGTTAAGATTTGTTGTAAGGTAGCTTGCATGCTTCCTTAATTTCTAAGGACGAATCTAAGGTTAAGGCCGTATTTAAGAACGACTTAAGTATTTCCTTGCATATTAAGTTAAAAGTTAAGGAAATCTTGCCATTTAAGGAAATCTTACATTATCCTTAGATTAAGATCGActtaaggtttatattgaataccaattaTTAAAACATCGGTCATAATTTTGTAGACCCTTCCGCGTGTCACATGATAATAATCAGGCGACGGCtttgaaaaaagttaaaattttcttttacatattttgtttcattaacgttctttcatgaaacttgaatactttattacataaatacgcgcaaatatttatttatcaaaaatgaaaaaaagataataacCTTAAATCAAGTTAGTTGTCTTAGGCGGTGGCACGGACTTTCTCTGCTGAAGAAGGAATATCATTCAGTAGGAAGAAGACAGAAAGAAAGTTTTATTAGTCAAGGCTCATTTTGAGCATCTGACATaacaatgcaataaacaatataaacattaaaacatatttaaaacaaaataataatgataatgcgtTAAGTGgaatttacaatatttgtttttaaataaatcacagATGGAGAATGAGacatattattatgattataaaaatatataattttattttgtaaagaaaggcctccggcccataaaacaacacatacaatacaaaacataaaggTTTTAGATTTGTGATTTCTTAATGACAGTCATTTTTTCTTACCTTTTTGTTTCATAGTTACATTTACGAagaatgctatttttttattcGATCATCGTTTAGACTTTGCATaagatttatgaagtttttgaagtcttgcctacccgtgtaccatttatagatataaaattgaCTTTCTTGCCTGAATCTGTTACATTGAAAgaataaatgaaattcatcttctacacaactgatatcaaaattaattaagcaaTATCTACACACTCTATTTTCCCTTTTGATACCCAAATGTCGACCAGtctcaataaacaatttatagcTAGAACATCGAAATCTCGCTAACGATTTCCTCACATAAAATGGTagattaatacataaatattttttttggatttaacaaagttttaaaatgcttacATGTGTCACATCGTGTTGAGTCTCCCACATGTTCCGACTGACGTAAATCCATCAAATCTGGTCTTGTTAAACGTTTCTGAACGACGTACATCCATCGTATAATTAGAATGTTAAACCAGCGACGTACATCTATCGCGTAGTCAACTTTAAGTGACTTCCAACCCGTGATCAAAAACACACGCGACATATATCCATCGCGTGATCAGAACATTAGCGACGTACATCTATCGCTCAAAATGTCTGATGATTGTTCTGATCATAATGGTTATCATTGTGAAAACAGAAATTGAAATGTGTCATCCATTTCAACTTACatacagataaataaataattaaaaatcaattcatattattttggtCATTAATCATGTAAATTGACATACCTCTTCGTTTTCTTTCATTACCAATGTATCCTTCCTTTTCATACACTTTTCGTTAAAActgcatataaatatttactatacttgttttgttaaaactttACGTCTGTACCCTTTTCGCTTAAACCTCGTTATGAATGTACTGGATTCGCTGAATACTGCGTCCGGAATCTGTTGGGCCCATGACGGGAGTTTATGTGTTGGATGAAATTAGTCATCCAACATTGCATTGTTCCACGATATATGACACTGTCTACACAACATTGTATCGTGCCCCTACATATGGAACTATCTACACAGCATTTGATAGTGTCCCAATATATAACACTGTCTACACAACATTGTATCGTGCCCCTACATATGGAACCATCTACACAGCATTTGATAGTGTCCCAATATATGACACTGTCTACACAACATTGTATCGTGCCCCTACATATGGAACTATCTACACAGCATTTGATAGTGTCCCAATATATGACACTGTCTACACAACATTGTATCGTGCCCCTACATATGGAACTATCTACACAGCATTTGATAGTGTGCCAATATATGACACTGTCTACACAACATTGTATCGTGCCCCTACATATGGAACTATCTACACAGCATTTGATAGTGTCCCAATATATGACACTGTCTACACAGCATTGTATCGTGCCCCTACATATGGAACTATCTACACAGCATTTGATAGTGTCCCAATATATGACACTGTCTACACAACATTGTATCGTGCCCCTACATATGGAACTATCTACACAGCATTTGATAGTGTCCCAATATATAACACTGTCTACACAACATTGTATCGTGCCCCTACATATGGAACCATCTACACAGCATTTGATAGTGTCCCAATATATGACACTGTCTACACAACATTGTATCGTGCCCCTACATATGGAACTATCTACACAGCATTTGATAGTGTCCCAATATATAACACTGTCTACACAACATTGTATCGTGCCCCTACATATGGAACTATCTACACAGCATTTGATAGTGTCCCAATATATGACACTGTCTACACAACATTGTATCGTGCCCCTATGTATGGAACTATCTACACAGCATTTGATAGTGTCCCAATATATAACACTGTCTACACAACATTGTATCGTGCTTCTACATATGGAACTATCTACACAGCATTTGATAGTGTCCCAATATATGACACTGTCTACACAACATTGTATCGTGCCCCTACATATGGAACTATCTACACAGCATTTGATAGTGTCCCAATATATGACACTGTCTACACAACATTGTATCGTGCCCCTATGTATGGAACTATCTACACAGCATTTGATAGTGTCCCAATATATGACACTGTCTACACAACATTGTATCGTGCCCCTACATATGGAACTATCTACACAGCATTTGATAGTGTCCCAATATATAACACTGTCTACACAACATTGTATCGTGCCCCTACATATGGAACTATCTACACAGCATTTGATAGTGTGCCAATATATGACACTGTCTACACAACATTGTATCGTGCCCCTATGTATGGAACTATCTACACAGCATTTGATAGTGTCCCAATATATAACACTGTCTACACAACATTGTATCGTGCCCCTACATATGGAACTATCTACACAGCATTTGATAGTGTCCCAATATATGACACTGTCTACACAACATTGTATCGTGCCCTTACATATGGAACTATCTACACAGCATTTGATAGTGTCCCAATATATGACACTGTCTACACAACATTGTATCGTGCCCCTATGTATGGAACTATCTACACAGCATTTGATAGTGTCCCAATATATGACACTGTCTACACAACATTGTATCGTGCCCCTACATATGGAACTATCTACACAGCATTTGATAGTGTCCCAATATATAACACTGTCTACACAACATTGTATCGTGCCCCTACATATGGAACTATCTACACAGCATTTGATAGTGTGCCAATATATGACACTGTCTACACAACATTGTATCGTGCCCCTATGTATGGAACTATCTACACAGCATTTGATAGTGTCCCAATATATAACACTGTCTACACAACATTGTATCGTGCCCCTACATATGGAACTATATACACAGCATTTGATAGTGTCCCAATATATAACACTGTCTACACAACATTGTATCGTGCCCCTACATATGGAACTATCTACACAGCATTTGATAGTGTCCCAATATATGACACTGTCTACACAACATTGTATCGTGCCCCTATGTATGGAACTATCTACACAGCATTTGATAGTGTCCCAATATATGACACTGTCTACACAACATTGTATCGTGCCCCTACATATGGAACTATCTACACAGCATTTGATAGTGTCCCAATATATAACACTGTCTACACAACATTGTATCGTGCCCCTACATATGGAACTATCTACACAGCATTTGATAGTGTCCCAATATATGACACTGTCTACACAACATTGTATCGTGCCCCTATGTATGGAACTATCTACACAGCATTTGATAGTGTCCCAATATATAACACTGTCTACACAACATTGTATCGTGCCCCTACATATGGAACTATCTACACAGCATTTGATAGTGTCCCAATATATGACACTGTCTACACAACATTGTATCGTGCCCCTACATATGGAACTATCTACACAGCATTTGATAGTGTCCCAATATATGACACTGTCTACACAACATTGTATCGTGCCCCTATGTATGGAACTATCTACACAGCATTTGATAGTGTCCCAATATATGACACTGTCTACACAACATTGTATCGTGCCCCTACATATGGAACTATCTACACAGCATTTGATAGTGTCCCAATATATAACACTGTCTACACAACATTGTATCGTGCCCCTACATATGGAACTATCTACACAGCATTTGATAGTGTGCCAATATATGACACTGTCTACACAACATTGTATCGTGCCCCTATGTATGGAACTATCTACACAGCATTTGATAGTGTCCCAATATATAACACTGTCTACACAACATTGTATCGTGCCCCTACATATGGAACTATCTACACAGCATTTGATAGTGTCCCAATATATAACACTGTCTACACAACATTGTATCGTGCCCCTACATATGGAACTATCTACACAGCATTTGATAGTGTCCCAATATATGACACTGTCTACACAACATTGTATCGTGCCCCTACATATGGAACTATCTACACAGCATTTGATAGTGTCCCAATATATAACACTGTCTACACAACATTGTATCGTGCCCCTACATATGGAACTATCTACACAGCATTTGATAGTGTCCCAATATATGACACTGTCTACACAACATTGTATCGTGCCCCTATGTATGGAACTATCTACACAGCATTTGATAGTGTCCCAATATATAACACTGTCTACACAACATTGTATCGTGCCCCTACATATGGAACTATCTACACAGCATTTGATAGTGTCCCAATATATAACACTGTCTACACAACATTGTATCGTGCCCCTACATATGGAACTATCTACACAGCATTTGATAGTGTCCCAATATATGACACTGTCTACACAACATTGTATCGTGCCCCTATGTATGGAACTATCTACACAGCATTTGATAGTGTCCCAATATATGACACTGTCTACACAACATTGCATCGTGCCCCTACATATGGAACTATCTACACAGCATTTGATAGTGTCCCAATATATAACACTGTCTACACAACATTGTATCGTGCCCCTACATATGGAACTATCTACACAGCATTTGATAGTGTCCCAATATATGACACTGTCTACACAACATTGTATCGTGCCCCTATGTATGGAACAATCCACCCAGCATTGCATAGTGTCCCTATATTTGAAACCATTGTGCCACTCTTAATCCCAAAtgagatgtaccacaattaaaacaaatgttttacattaacgataatgataatataatatgGCAAACGTTTCTTTTGAATGATATCGTGTTTTAtgtgaaagaaaggtgcatacaatacggtatttctaccctATTATACGACAGTTAATCACGGCAAATCTTAAAAGACTAACAAGTCATTCAATATATGTGCGTttccagctattaaatacaaggtaACAATCCTCTTATCAGTAATAAGTATTTCatcaatgcatttttagtaagcagttaaagatttatcactcaaaatttatgtttgtttaacgTATGTTTTTAtcgattttaaataagagtgtcacttttatatatttgaaactaTCCACATAATACTGTTTAGTGCCACAATATATGGAACTAGTTTATGCCTTGTGATATATGAAACTAACCAGACAGCACTGTGCCCCAATACAAATATGAAACTATCGTGTTTTGatatatatgaaactatccacacaCCACCTTATGGTGGCCCAACATATGAAACTTCTGTGTCGTGATATATATAGAACTATCCACACACCAATGTATGGTGGCCCACCATATGAAACTACCGCGTCATGATATATATGGAACTATCCACACACCCACGGGCGTACCTAGGTCAAAATCTAGGATACGCACAGTCtagggggtccgggggcatgccccccccggaaaattttgaaatccaACATCGCATTTGGTGCTATCTAGGGGCCTTTTGGCACGTATAAAATCATACAAATAGATGAATGTTTACCTTAATAAACATTGTTAGTcccgatatttttttaaaaaattctccaaaaatcaatacttgtatttgaattaaataaacaaaaagatcTGGGGTGATGGGTGGCGTCTCTATTTAACATCCAATCCGCTGAATAATTGAGATATTGCGTTGACCAGAAAGGCTTGCGCACCTCACCGGTATATTTAACCACATTCATGGTAAATGTTCATCAAACCCAGGCCTGACATTCGCTCAGTTGTCATGGTACTCCTCAAATACGTTTTGACTCGACGCATTGTCGAAAATGAGCGCTCATCCGTGGCCGTTGCTACTGGCATACACAACAAAACCATGAGGCAGATCCTTATGTTAGGATACGATGCCTCAGTAGCTACGTCCAATGCTTTTTCCAGGGTTGAGTAGGGAGCAGGTGAAGTTACAGTCCACTTCGCTGTCCAACGTTGACACTCTCGCTCGAAAGTCGGCTCGTCATCTGGCAGGTCTAACTTGAACTCCTGGAATATTTCTATCGTTACGGCATGGGTGAGACCGTCGACCtgcaaataaatctttattgtattttcgcacttatgccatttaaatatatgcGGCCAATGATCCGGTGCTTATTAGATTAAAGggtttcatttgtttcattagGATTTTCTTATTATTGTGGAAAcgatcaataattatttaattttaatatctttaatgcATGCGCATGTAAATAAGTTAGCATAAATGCTACACGATTATTTGGTAAAAACGCACATGATGAATCAGCTCACATACAGTATTAATGTATTCAGATATTAACCCGTTCACTGGCAGGCAAGTCGTGTACATGCGcgatattttttcaaattccGATTTTGTTTCCTCACACTCCCTCGACCTTTTGGTAATATCATTGTGAAAATGTCAAACAACTTGGATCCAAATGAGACGTCTCATTCGGATCTAagttgtttgaatatataacgATACTCGGGGTAAGGCAGTGAACGGGTTAAAACCTACATGGTATTACCAATGTAGTTTTATGATTGGTGCATTGCATCACAAACTATTCGTTTTATTCCTTGATTACACTACCTTTGGAGGCAGCAGATACTGTGCCTTGTACCGTCCATTGCCGTTCAACAGCCGTGCGTCTAGATCAACAAGCAAATGGTCTACGAACGAGCCGAGATAGTAAACAAACGGTTGTGGATAAGCTAAGAGAAGAATTTCGATAAGGATGTTTTAATAAACCATGCAAGATATATCATAACATTATATAGTACTGACCTGGAAGGGAACTTATACTGGTG
The Mya arenaria isolate MELC-2E11 chromosome 12, ASM2691426v1 DNA segment above includes these coding regions:
- the LOC128211698 gene encoding uncharacterized protein LOC128211698, producing the protein MTGVYVLDEISHPTLHCSTIYDTVYTTLYRAPTYGTIYTAFDSVPIYNTVYTTLYRAPTYGTIYTAFDSVPIYDTVYTTLYRAPTYGTIYTAFDSVPIYDTVYTTLYRAPTYGTIYTAFDSVPIYDTVYTTLYRAPTYGTIYTAFDSVPIYDTVYTALYRAPTYGTIYTAFDSVPIYDTVYTTLYRAPTYGTIYTAFDSVPIYNTVYTTLYRAPTYGTIYTAFDSVPIYDTVYTTLYRAPTYGTIYTAFDSVPIYNTVYTTLYRAPTYGTIYTAFDSVPIYDTVYTTLYRAPMYGTIYTAFDSVPIYNTVYTTLYRASTYGTIYTAFDSVPIYDTVYTTLYRAPTYGTIYTAFDSVPIYDTVYTTLYRAPMYGTIYTAFDSVPIYDTVYTTLYRAPTYGTIYTAFDSVPIYNTVYTTLYRAPTYGTIYTAFDSVPIYDTVYTTLYRAPMYGTIYTAFDSVPIYNTVYTTLYRAPTYGTIYTAFDSVPIYDTVYTTLYRALTYGTIYTAFDSVPIYDTVYTTLYRAPMYGTIYTAFDSVPIYDTVYTTLYRAPTYGTIYTAFDSVPIYNTVYTTLYRAPTYGTIYTAFDSVPIYDTVYTTLYRAPMYGTIYTAFDSVPIYNTVYTTLYRAPTYGTIYTAFDSVPIYNTVYTTLYRAPTYGTIYTAFDSVPIYDTVYTTLYRAPMYGTIYTAFDSVPIYDTVYTTLYRAPTYGTIYTAFDSVPIYNTVYTTLYRAPTYGTIYTAFDSVPIYDTVYTTLYRAPMYGTIYTAFDSVPIYNTVYTTLYRAPTYGTIYTAFDSVPIYDTVYTTLYRAPTYGTIYTAFDSVPIYDTVYTTLYRAPMYGTIYTAFDSVPIYDTVYTTLYRAPTYGTIYTAFDSVPIYNTVYTTLYRAPTYGTIYTAFDSVPIYDTVYTTLYRAPMYGTIYTAFDSVPIYNTVYTTLYRAPTYGTIYTAFDSVPIYNTVYTTLYRAPTYGTIYTAFDSVPIYDTVYTTLYRAPTYGTIYTAFDSVPIYNTVYTTLYRAPTYGTIYTAFDSVPIYDTVYTTLYRAPMYGTIYTAFDSVPIYNTVYTTLYRAPTYGTIYTAFDSVPIYNTVYTTLYRAPTYGTIYTAFDSVPIYDTVYTTLYRAPMYGTIYTAFDSVPIYDTVYTTLHRAPTYGTIYTAFDSVPIYNTVYTTLYRAPTYGTIYTAFDSVPIYDTVYTTLYRAPMYGTIHPALHSVPIFETIVPLLIPNEMYHN